Below is a genomic region from Candidatus Omnitrophota bacterium.
AGTTTTCTCACGCAGAAACAAAGCAGGAATTCCAGGGCTTGGTTGAAAAGGAGCTGGAGGGTTCTGAGGATATTCGCCAGGTGGAAGAAGGAGTGGTTAAATTCATTGAGTGGATAAAGAGCAGGAAATTGGAAGTAAGGGCATACCCTTCACAAAATATCCACGCCAAGCTTTATATAATGACTTTCGCAGAGGGTGATCGCGATGTAGGTCGGGTTATTACCGGCTCCAGTAATTTTACTCAGGCAGGTCTGGTTGACAACCTTGAATTCAACGTGGAATTAAAGACCCGGGCCGATTATGAGTTTGCCAAGCAGAAATTTGAAGAGCTCTGGAAAGACTCCGTTGATGTCAGCCAAAAGTATATCCAGACCATAGAAGACAAGACATGGCTTAACCAGAATATTACTCCTCATCAGCTTTATCTCAAATTCCTATACGAATATTTCAAAGACGAATTGAGCCAGGCAGAGGATGTTTTTATCAAATATCTGCCGCAAGAATTCAAGAGGTTGGAGTACCAGGAGCAAGCGGTCCTAAATGCCAAGAAGATCCTTGAGGAATATGGAGGAGTTTTTATTTCTGACGTCGTAGGTCTTGGGAAGACCTATATTTCGGCGATGCTCGCCGGTCAGCTCGATGGAAGAACTTTGGTTATCGCGCCTCCTGTATTACTTGAAAAAGCTAACCCGGGTTCTTGGCCAAATGTATTTTCTGATTTTAGAATGCCCGCAGACTTTGAGTCTCTTGGAAAGCTCGACGACATTATTGACCGAGGGACTGAAAAATACACCAATATCATAATTGATGAAGCTCATCGTTTCCGGACAGAAGCTACCATGACTTATGAAAAGTTGGCAGAGATTTGCCGTGGCAAGCGAGTCATCTTGGTAACCGCTACTCCTTATAATAATTCACCCAAGGACGTCTTGAGCCAGATTAAACTATTTCAGAAAGCAAAAAAGAGCACTATCCCTAACCTTGCCGACCTGGAGGGATTCTTCAATGGCCTACATAGGAAACTCAAAGGGCTAGACAGGCAAAAAGATTATGCGGAGTATATTAAGACTGTAAAAGAAAATTCAAAAGAAATCAGGGATAAGGTTCTTAAATACTTGATGGTTCGCCGGACTAGGACGGAGATTACCAATTATTTCTCCGAAGACCTCAAGAACCAGAAGCTAAAATTCCCAGATGCCCAAAAGCCGGAGCCACTGTTTTACGAATTGAGCAATGAAGAAGATATCATTTTCAATAAGACTATCGAGCTCATAACACAGAAATTCAAATATGCCCGCTATACTCCAATGCTTTATTATAAGGGTCGCATATCCCAGCCGGAAGCGATTTCCCAGCGCAACATGGGCAAGTTTATGAAGATACTTTTGGTAAAAAGGCTTGAAAGCAGTTTCTTCGCCTTCAGGCAATCCATAGACAGGTTTATCCATTCCTACGAGATGTTTATCAAGGAGTTCGAGAAAGGCAATGTATACGTAAGCAAAAAATACACGAATAAGATTTTTGAGTTGTTGGAAAACGACGACGATGAGACTGTGCAACATTTAATTGATGAGGGAAAGGCAGAGAAATATCCTGGGAAAGAATTCACGGATGACCTTATCAAGGACCTCAAGAGCGATTTTAAGATATTAAAAGAAGTAAAGGTTTTATGGCAGGATGTGACTCGCGACCCGAAACTGCTTAAATTCTTGAATGAGCTTTCAAAGAATAAGACCCTGAAAGACAATAAGCTCATTGTCTTTACCGAATCGAGAGAAACCGCCGAATATCTGTCAGGCAACATAAACAAGAAGTTTCCAGATGCTTCTCTATTATTTACTGGCGGATCTGGAGAGGCAACTCGGGACAAGGTAATCGAGAATTTTGATGCCCGGGCCCGGCATCCAAAGGACGAATATCGCATTCTCGTATCTACCGAGGTCTTGTCGGAAGGCGTCAACTTGCATCGTTCCAACACAGTTATTAATTACGATATCCCCTGGAACCCGACTCGTATGATGCAAAGGGTAGGCCGTATCAATCGTGTTGATACGAAATTCTCCAAAATCTATACCTTCAACTTTTTCCCCACGAAGCAATCCAATGACCAGATAAAGCTTAGGGAAGCCGCAGAGGCTAAAATCAACGCCTTTTTGACCCTCTTGGGTGGAGATGCGGAGCTTTTAACCGAAGGTGAGCCGATTGGCTCTCATGAGCTCTTCAATAGGTTAATCTCCAGGCAGGTCATAACCGGAGAGGATGAAAAGGAAGAAAGCGAATTGAAATACCTGCAGATTATCAAGAACATCCGAGATAAAGAACCGGACTTATTTGAGAAAATCAAGCATCTGCCCAAGAAAGCCCGCACCGGGAAAATCAATAAGGAGCATAAAGAGTCACTTCTTACCTATTTCAGAAGAGGTAAGCTTGATAAGTTTTATATCATCAAGGTTAACGACAAGCCTCAGGAGCTTGATTTCCTTTCAGCGGCAAAGCTGATGGAAAGCGATTCAGAGGAGAAAAGGCAGAAGTTGCCAGGGGAATTCTACGAGCTTTTAGATATGAATAAAGAAGCCTTTATCTTTGCCACGACGGAAGAGATGGCAGAGGCGCACTTCAAAGGTAAGGGCGGCAGGGACAGTGCAACCAATATCCTTAGGACATTAAAAGTAACACTAAAAAATACGCGCCAGCTCACCGATGATCAGGAACTATATTTGAGGAAAGTCATAAAACAACTTGAGGAAGGAGGGCTTCCTAAACAGACCACAAAGGAGACCCTCAAAGCCTTGGATGAATTAAAACAGGATGTAATGAATCCATTGAAAGTTTTAGCAGCGCTTCAGACCCATATTCCTGGGCGGCTCTTGGAAGGGCATTATGTTGAATATTCGCCGGTTGTTTTCGGGAAACGCGAGGTAATTCTATCTTTGTACTTCAGCGGGGAATAATTTATGGATAAAAAACAGGCTCAGGCACTTATAAAGGAAACCTTTGAATCGACCTTTGATAAAGGCAGGTTCGTAGGTTTTGTGAAGAACTTGCTCAATGATGTGGAAGAGGCTACCTTTATGTATAAGGGGAATTATATCCCCGATGCCTATGAGCAATATATCAATACCCTGGAGCGGATAGGGAAATATACCGACGGCGAGCATAAGATAGATATACTTATCGCAAAGCTCAAAAAAGAGACGTCTATCGAGCGTGCCCGCACTATGCAGAGGAATTTTGTTGCCTGGTATTTGAATGGCAGCCGAGGCGGAGAATTGAAGGATGCCGCGTTGGTTGCCTTTGTTGCCCCGAACGACGAAGACTGGCGTTTCTCCCTGGTTAAGATGGACTACCGGTTTGAGGAAGGCAAGAAAGGCCGGATGAGGGTAAAAGAGGAGTTTACTCCGGCACGTAGGTGGTCCTTCCTTGTTGGAATTAATGAAAATAGCCATACTGCTCAAAGCCAACTCGTTGATCTTGTCGCTGACGATGAAAGAAATCCGGACATTACCCAACTCGAAGAAGCTTTCAATATCGAAAAAGTCACAAAAGAGTTCTTTGAGAAATATCGCGAACTCTTTTTATGGACAGAAGAAACCCTGGAAGATATTGTTAAGAAGGATAAGAAAATCAAGGGCGATTTTGAAGACAAGAAAATTAATATAGTCGATTTTTCCAAGAAGCTCTTGGGGCAAATAGTTTTTCTTTACTTTCTGCAGAAAAAGGGATGGTTTGGTGTTAAGCGCGATGCCGACTGGGGGACAGGACCGAAAGGCTTTCTGCGCGAACTATTTGAAAGTAAGCATGGTTCATATAAGAATTTCTTTAATGATATCTTAGAGCCGCTTTTTTATGAAGCCTTACGTATTGACCGAAGCCATGATGACGATTATTACAGCAAGCTTAACTGCCGTATTCCTTTTTTAAACGGTGGTCTTTTTGATCCAATTAACAACTACGACTGGGTGCATACAGATATTCTCTTGCCCAATGATCTATTCTCTAATTCCTATAAGACCAAAGAGGGTGATACTGGGAATGGCATTCTGGATATTTTCGACCGCTATAATTTCACTGTTAAGGAAGATGAGCCTCTTGAGAAAGAAGTGGCAGTTGATCCGGAGATGCTCGGAAAAGTTTTTGAGAATCTTCTGGAAGTAAAAGACCGCAAATCAAAAGGTACTTATTATACGCCCCGCGAGATCGTCCACTATATGTGCCAGCAGAGCGTGATCAATTATCTGGCAACAGAACTCGAAGGCAATGTTCCAATGGAGGATATCGAAACGCTCATTAAGCATGGCGAACACCTTGGTGAAAATGAGACAATCGTAGAAGCTAAGGGTAGGGAAACCAACACCTATTTTTATAAGCTTCCCGAGGGTATTCGTCAAAACGCTGAATTAATTGATAAAAAACTAATTGATATTAAAGTCTGCGATCCTGCTATTGGGAGCGGCGCATTTCCGGTTGGCATGATGGGCGAAATTGTTAAAACGAGGAATGTATTGACTGCTTACATCAAAGGCAAAGACAGGACTATTTATAATTTTAAACGCGAGTGTATTGAAAAATCGTTATATGGAGTAGATATCGATCCTGGTGCAGTAGAGATTGCTAAACTTCGGTTATGGCTTTCGTTGGTCGTGGAAGAAGAAGACATTAAGCAGATCAAGCCATTACCAAACCTCGATTATAAAATTGTCTGTGGCAATTCATTGATGGATGTCGAGAAGAACCTGTTTAATCAGAGTCTATTCGATGATCTCGAGCGATTAAAGCCGCTTTTATTTAATGAAACCAGCCCAAAGCGAAAACTCGAATACAAAAAGAAGATCGATGACTTAATCAAGGAGATTACAAATAATAATCAAAACTTTGACTTTGAGGTTTATTTTTCTGAGGTGTATCACGGGAAAAAGGGATTTGATGTGGTTATCGCTAATCCGCCTTATGTGAGCTATGGATTACGCGGCGGGCAGAAGATGCTTACTAAAGAAAAGGATTTTTTAAAACGCAAATATCCAAACTCAGCAGAATACAAGATCAGCCTATATGCGGTTTTTATGGATAAGGCTATTCGAATCTGTAAACAAAACGGAGGCTTGCAAACATTTATAGTGCCAGATAGTTTTCTCCTCGGCAGGTATTTTTCAAAAATAAGAAAGTTTATATTACGAACTAATGAAATTGTATCAGTTCTATTACTTCCTTACAGCGTATTTGATGCAACGGTTGGTTTCTCAGTGGTGTACCTTTTTCAGAAAAAAAGCGATGTTAATCCATCACATAAGATAACAGCAAGATTTGCAGAGGATAATAAAATAGTTCAGGACAATACTTTTAAATCATTTTCATATGAGCAAAACTTTTTTAACGAACTTCGGCATAATCGTTTTAGGTTATTTTTTGATCAAGGCTCAATGAATCTGGTCTCAAAAATCGAGAGAGATACCGTTGAGCTAGGATCGGTCGTTAAGTTCAGTAGCGGCTTAATAGGGAAAAATGGTCAAGATTCAATCATTAGCGATAGTAAGAAAGGAGAGAAGTGGCTTAAGGGAATAATCTCTGGCGGTGAAATTAATAAGTATACTATTTTCCCGGCAGGAAATTATTTGTTATATGACAAGGGGAAGATTAAAAGCGGATATGAGTGCGTGGATTATTTCAAAGAAAAGCTCTTTGTGAGGCAAACGGGAGATTCATTAATCTGTGCTTATGATAAAGATGGATTACTCGCGTTGAATAATGTTCACATTGGAAACTTAATTGATGGGGCTTATTCTTTAAAATTCATTACAGCGATTATCAACTCAAAGCTCCTCAATTATTATTACAAATCGATTTCACTTGAAACTGGTCGCGTAATGGCACAAACAGATATTGAAACTGTGGAGACTTTACCTATTAAGAGACTTGCTTCCACGGAACAAAAATCATTCATTGAGATTGTCGACAGCATTTTGGTTTTAACTAAAAGTTCGGGATATCAAGATAATTCTTCTAAGCAAGCTGAAGTTCGCGAGCACATTAAAAAATTAGACAAGATGATTTTTAAACTTTATGAACTTACTGATGATGAAATTAAAAGAGTCAAGGTTCTTTTTAAAGAATAGACCTGTGGCTAGTATATATTTTAATTTATGGCAGATGATTTACTTGATGAATTTATGGGATATGATTTCACCATGGGCGCGGATGTCGTGAAATGCCCGCATTGCGGTGCCGACGTGCCCTGTAGTTTGTTTTTCGATAACGAGGTCGAGTGCCCGGAATGTGGGAAGAAATTTAAAAAAGAAAATTAATATGGCGACAATAATGTTATATTTATTATTGTATAGAAATATCAGGAGGAAGTCATGAGCCCAAAAGAACAGATTCTCGTAGATCCAAATGTAGTTATTGGAAAACCCAGTAAAGAATTATTCATTTCAATGTTGACTCGCGATATATCATTAATTGATGCAATAAGCGATTTAGTTGATAACTGTATGGATGGGGCTATTAGATTGAAAGGAAGGAAGAAATTTACAGGCCTAGAGGTAAATATTATCTTAACGGAAGATGGCTTTAGAATAAAAGATAACTGTGGCGGGATAGATAAAGAACTGGCGCAGAAGTACGCTTTTCGATTTGGGAGGCCCTCGCAAGCTATTACGATAGATTATTCAGTTGGGCAATTTGGAATCGGCATGAAAAGGGCTCTATTTAAGATGGGAAATAAGTTTGAAATAAAATCTATATCACAAAAGGCATCTTTTTCTATCGAAATAGATGTTAATAAATGGAGTAAAGAGGAAAGCTGGGATTTTGGGTTTAAGCAGTTAATAGAAAAGAGGTTTCCGCTAGCGGAGCGCGGAACAGAAATTATAGTTAGCTCTTTAAATCCAGATGTAAAGGAGAGATTCAAGCAGAAGAACTTTTTATCTGAATTAAAAGCAAAGCTCGAGCTACAGCATCTAATGCATGTTTCAAAGGGACTAGTAATAAAAATTAATGATCATCCCATTGAATCAAATCAATTGAAGTTATTAAATAGCGATAAGTTCACAACTGCATATTGGGCAAAAAGATTCAAGATGTATGGCAATATGAAAGTTAAAATATATGCTGGTATAGGTGCGCAGGACCTAAAGACGGGAGGGTGGTATGTTTTTTGCAATAACAGACTTATAGAGGGTCCTGAACAGACAGAAGTTACCGGATGGGGAGTGAAAACTTCGGTGAAAATCCCTGAATATCATGGCCAATTTAGCAGATTTAGAGGATTTGTTCTTTTTGAGTCAAGATTACCATCTTTTTTACCGTGGAACACATCAAAAACCAGCGTAGATACAGATTCTCCAATATTTCAAAGTGTAAAATTAGAGATGATCAGCTTAATGAGGCCTATAATTGATTTTCTTAATAAAGTTCACGATGAAAGTGGAGCATATCTAAATAAGAAACTGGAAGAAAAATACTTGCAAAAAGAGATAGATTCCGCGAGTCTAAAAGACTATTTAGATGTTAGAACATCCTCAAAATTTATTGCCCCAACTCAAAAAAGATTGGCTAAAAAAACAAACGAAGTAATTATAAGATACATAAGAACAGAGGATAAAGTAGAAAAGTTAAAAAAATTCTTTAAGATTTCCTCGCCAAAACAGGTTGGAGAAAAAACCTTTGATTATACCTATAGCCGGGAGTGTAAAGAATAATGTCTGGAAGCTATAGAAAGATAAATTATGATCTTCGGCCAGCGAAATCAATTGAGCGTAAAATGCTTTGTGAAGCATTAAGAAAACTGATAATTTTCTGCGATCTGGCTAAATATAGGTATGTTGGTTTCGGTGCGACATTTTTCACTGACTTTTTACTTATACACAAGTCTCTTGGATTAAATGATTTGATAAGCATTGAGAAAGAGAAAGAGGACAAAAGAAGATTTGAATTTAATTGTCCTTATAGATGTGTTCAATTGCGCTTTGGAGAAGCGAATGATATTTTGCCCATAATCAGCTGGACAAAAAAGATAATCCTTTGGCTTGATTACGATGATCCATTAAAGGATAGTATGCTTACCGATATTGGTACTTTCATTTCGCGAGCACAGACAGGAAGTATTATATTGATAACAATAGATGTTAAACCCGATAAATCTACAGATCAAAATAGTGAAAAAAACAGATATGTGCAATTAACAGAACGAATTAGTAAGACAAAGATTCCAATTGGCGTTGAAGAAAAAGATTTGGATAACGAAAATTATCCGAGAGTTTGTTATAACATTGTAAATAACGAGATAGATGAAGTTCTCTCAAAAAGAAATGGTGGGCTTACAAATAAGCTGGCCTATAAACAACTTTTTAATTTTTATTATCAAGACTCTTCGCCCATGCTAAGCGTTGGGGGAATACTTTATGCAGAAAATGATGATGCTCAAATAAAAAAATGCCATTTTGAAAAATTAGATTTTATTAAATGTGAAAGGGATAAATACGACCCTTATAAAATAATCGTTC
It encodes:
- a CDS encoding helicase-related protein; translated protein: MSSDLTFITNERDQNLKDRFEVLIKDTKFFDCLVGFFYTSGFYAIYKSLEATEKIRVLIGISTSRQTYDLLNKAVTEKQQMLQFSHAETKQEFQGLVEKELEGSEDIRQVEEGVVKFIEWIKSRKLEVRAYPSQNIHAKLYIMTFAEGDRDVGRVITGSSNFTQAGLVDNLEFNVELKTRADYEFAKQKFEELWKDSVDVSQKYIQTIEDKTWLNQNITPHQLYLKFLYEYFKDELSQAEDVFIKYLPQEFKRLEYQEQAVLNAKKILEEYGGVFISDVVGLGKTYISAMLAGQLDGRTLVIAPPVLLEKANPGSWPNVFSDFRMPADFESLGKLDDIIDRGTEKYTNIIIDEAHRFRTEATMTYEKLAEICRGKRVILVTATPYNNSPKDVLSQIKLFQKAKKSTIPNLADLEGFFNGLHRKLKGLDRQKDYAEYIKTVKENSKEIRDKVLKYLMVRRTRTEITNYFSEDLKNQKLKFPDAQKPEPLFYELSNEEDIIFNKTIELITQKFKYARYTPMLYYKGRISQPEAISQRNMGKFMKILLVKRLESSFFAFRQSIDRFIHSYEMFIKEFEKGNVYVSKKYTNKIFELLENDDDETVQHLIDEGKAEKYPGKEFTDDLIKDLKSDFKILKEVKVLWQDVTRDPKLLKFLNELSKNKTLKDNKLIVFTESRETAEYLSGNINKKFPDASLLFTGGSGEATRDKVIENFDARARHPKDEYRILVSTEVLSEGVNLHRSNTVINYDIPWNPTRMMQRVGRINRVDTKFSKIYTFNFFPTKQSNDQIKLREAAEAKINAFLTLLGGDAELLTEGEPIGSHELFNRLISRQVITGEDEKEESELKYLQIIKNIRDKEPDLFEKIKHLPKKARTGKINKEHKESLLTYFRRGKLDKFYIIKVNDKPQELDFLSAAKLMESDSEEKRQKLPGEFYELLDMNKEAFIFATTEEMAEAHFKGKGGRDSATNILRTLKVTLKNTRQLTDDQELYLRKVIKQLEEGGLPKQTTKETLKALDELKQDVMNPLKVLAALQTHIPGRLLEGHYVEYSPVVFGKREVILSLYFSGE
- a CDS encoding TaqI-like C-terminal specificity domain-containing protein, whose amino-acid sequence is MDKKQAQALIKETFESTFDKGRFVGFVKNLLNDVEEATFMYKGNYIPDAYEQYINTLERIGKYTDGEHKIDILIAKLKKETSIERARTMQRNFVAWYLNGSRGGELKDAALVAFVAPNDEDWRFSLVKMDYRFEEGKKGRMRVKEEFTPARRWSFLVGINENSHTAQSQLVDLVADDERNPDITQLEEAFNIEKVTKEFFEKYRELFLWTEETLEDIVKKDKKIKGDFEDKKINIVDFSKKLLGQIVFLYFLQKKGWFGVKRDADWGTGPKGFLRELFESKHGSYKNFFNDILEPLFYEALRIDRSHDDDYYSKLNCRIPFLNGGLFDPINNYDWVHTDILLPNDLFSNSYKTKEGDTGNGILDIFDRYNFTVKEDEPLEKEVAVDPEMLGKVFENLLEVKDRKSKGTYYTPREIVHYMCQQSVINYLATELEGNVPMEDIETLIKHGEHLGENETIVEAKGRETNTYFYKLPEGIRQNAELIDKKLIDIKVCDPAIGSGAFPVGMMGEIVKTRNVLTAYIKGKDRTIYNFKRECIEKSLYGVDIDPGAVEIAKLRLWLSLVVEEEDIKQIKPLPNLDYKIVCGNSLMDVEKNLFNQSLFDDLERLKPLLFNETSPKRKLEYKKKIDDLIKEITNNNQNFDFEVYFSEVYHGKKGFDVVIANPPYVSYGLRGGQKMLTKEKDFLKRKYPNSAEYKISLYAVFMDKAIRICKQNGGLQTFIVPDSFLLGRYFSKIRKFILRTNEIVSVLLLPYSVFDATVGFSVVYLFQKKSDVNPSHKITARFAEDNKIVQDNTFKSFSYEQNFFNELRHNRFRLFFDQGSMNLVSKIERDTVELGSVVKFSSGLIGKNGQDSIISDSKKGEKWLKGIISGGEINKYTIFPAGNYLLYDKGKIKSGYECVDYFKEKLFVRQTGDSLICAYDKDGLLALNNVHIGNLIDGAYSLKFITAIINSKLLNYYYKSISLETGRVMAQTDIETVETLPIKRLASTEQKSFIEIVDSILVLTKSSGYQDNSSKQAEVREHIKKLDKMIFKLYELTDDEIKRVKVLFKE
- a CDS encoding ATP-binding protein; its protein translation is MSPKEQILVDPNVVIGKPSKELFISMLTRDISLIDAISDLVDNCMDGAIRLKGRKKFTGLEVNIILTEDGFRIKDNCGGIDKELAQKYAFRFGRPSQAITIDYSVGQFGIGMKRALFKMGNKFEIKSISQKASFSIEIDVNKWSKEESWDFGFKQLIEKRFPLAERGTEIIVSSLNPDVKERFKQKNFLSELKAKLELQHLMHVSKGLVIKINDHPIESNQLKLLNSDKFTTAYWAKRFKMYGNMKVKIYAGIGAQDLKTGGWYVFCNNRLIEGPEQTEVTGWGVKTSVKIPEYHGQFSRFRGFVLFESRLPSFLPWNTSKTSVDTDSPIFQSVKLEMISLMRPIIDFLNKVHDESGAYLNKKLEEKYLQKEIDSASLKDYLDVRTSSKFIAPTQKRLAKKTNEVIIRYIRTEDKVEKLKKFFKISSPKQVGEKTFDYTYSRECKE